In one Bacillus rossius redtenbacheri isolate Brsri chromosome 11, Brsri_v3, whole genome shotgun sequence genomic region, the following are encoded:
- the LOC134536528 gene encoding amelogenin-like, whose protein sequence is HPIDPIDQIHPIALIDQIDPIDPIHPIHPIEPIDPINPNDPIDPIHPNHQIDPIDPIIEPIDPIHPIDPIHPIDKIDPIDTINQIDPIDSNDP, encoded by the exons cacccaattgacccaattgaccaaattcacccaattgccctaattgaccaaattgacccaattgacccaattcacccaattcacccaattgaacCAATTgatccaatt aacccaaatgacccaattgacccaattcacccaaatcaccaaattgacccaattgacccaatt attgaacCAATTgatccaattcacccaattgacccaattcacccaattgacaaaATTGACCCAATAGACACAATTAACCAAATTGACCCAATAGACTCtaatgaccca